The Gemmatimonadota bacterium DNA window GAGTTTACCGTGGTTGAAGGTGTCCTCGAAGATGTGACCGAAATCGTTTTAAATCTCAAAGAAGTTTGCCTGCGCGTGCATACAGATGAAGACAAATTGCTATACGTAAAAAAAGAAGGCGCCGGAGAACTCAAGGCTGGCGATTTGCAAGTCGATGCCGATGTCGAAGTAATGAATCCCGATTTGCATATTGCAACACTCGACAAAGACGGTGTGCTCGACATGGAAGTCACCGTTGGAAAAGGTCGGGGCTACGTGCTGGCAGAAGCAAACAAACAGGCAGACCAGCCTATGGGGACCATTGTGTTGGATGCTGCTTTTTCCCCAATCCGAAAAGTGCATTATGAAATCGATAATGCGCGTGTGGGCCAGCAGACCGATTACGATAAACTTTCATTGGCTGTTTGGACAAACAGCGTTGTGCGACCCGACGATGCGGTGGCTCATGCAGCGAGAATATTAAAAAATCACCTCGAGTTGTTTATCAACTTTGAAGAAGAACCAGAAGAAGAATTGGAAGAAGTAGTCGATGAGGAAACGCGCCGCATTGCAACACTGCTCAAGATGCCTGTAGATGAGTTGGAATTGTCGGTGCGGTCAGCAAATTGCTTAAAAGCTGCCAATATTATAACACTTGAAGATCTCGTTCAAAAGACGGAAAACGAAATGCTCAAATTCCGCAATTTTGGACGCAAATCGCTCAATGAATTGACAGCTATTCTCGAAAATTTGGGCATTGCCTTTGGCATTGATGTGAGCAAATATCAAGACGTCGCTTCCAAATCTGACCACATCTCGATTTTGGACGACGAATTTTAACGAGGAAACCAATGAGGCACGGGAAAAGGGGCAGAAAGCTGAATCGCACGGCGAGCCACAAAAAAGCCATGCTCAACAATATGGCCACATCTCTGTTTGCCAACGGCAAGGTGCGCACCACACTGCCAAAGGCGAAAGAATTGCGCGGCGTGGCTGAACGATTGATCTCTTTTGCCAAGCGTGGCGACTTGCATGCGCGGCGTCAAGTTTTGCGGCGTATTCAGAATAAGGTGGTGCTCACAAAGTTATTTGAAGAAATTGGTCCCTCATTTGCCGAGCGAGGTGGCGGATATACGCGTATTCTCAAGCTCGGCTCCAGGCGAGGTGATAGCAGCGAATTGTGTTTGATTGAACTGGTGGCCGATGACGCGATAATCGAATCCGATGTTGAGGAAACCGAGTCTGACGCTTCTGCTGAAGAAGAGGAAGTTGCAGAAGAAAACAAAAAAGATGCTTGACTGTCTATACATTGTTTAAAGGGCAAATCGACATCTGCAGAAATAAAAAAAGGCGACATTGATAATGTCGCCTTTTGGTTTGTATAAAAAATTCAGTCTCTTGAGATATCGAGTATCTCATAAGTGAGTATGCCGACAGGCACTTGCACATCGACAACTTCGCCGACGCGTTTGCCCAACAGAGCTTTGCCAATGGGAGATGCTGTCGATATTTTTTTCTGGTCAAAATCGGCTTCATCTACGGTGACCAGTGTGTACTGCATTTCTCTGCCATTTTTTTTGTCCTGTAATTTGACCGTCGCGCCCAGATAGGCTTTGTCTTTGGGGATTTGGCTTTCGTCGATAATTTCTGAGTTCGTGAGTTTTGTCTGCAATTCGGCAATTTTCTTTTCGAGAAATGCCTGCCGCTCTTTGGCTGCATGGTATTCGGCGTTTTCGCTCAGGTCGCCAAACTCACGCGCTTTTTTTATCGCCGCAATGACAGTTGGTCGCTCTTTGGTTTGCAGACGGATCAACTCAGTTCGAATTTTCTCATACCCATTTTTGGTCAAATAAACGCGATTCATAATAATATCCCATGAAATGAAAAGTCTATCTCGGAGTCCAACAGTGGGTTTCGAGATAGACTTTTTTTTACACACGTTATAATACATTAAAGAGCTGTGTATTGTCTATATGCAGAAAAATAAGACCTTTAGGGCGAGATGTCAAGTTCAAAACAAATGCAAGGTATATATCGCGTTGTGAAAATAGTTCAATCTCTGCTTGTTCAATGTGTATATTTGTGTGCAAAGTGATGTTTTTCAGATGAACGGGCTTGGGAAACAGCCCGTTGTACACCGTTCTATAGAGGAGCAAGCATGATGGACGCTGTTTTGGTGACGGGGGGGGCAGGATATGTTGGTAGTCACGCGGTTCGGCGTCTGTTGGAAGACCATCGCCGGGTTGTGGTGCTGGATGATCTGTCAACGGGACACCGGGAAGTTGTCACCTTGTTTGAACGGGTGTATGGGCCAGAGCAATTTTGTTTCGAGCATGTCAATTTGCTCGATCGCAGTGCTCTGGCCTCTGTTTTTGAGAGATACGATTTTTGCGGCATTATCGATTTTGCCGCCAGGACGCTGGTAAAAGAATCCCAGGAGGAACCGTACAGGTATTTTGAGAATAATGTGATTGCTTTTCAGAATTTGTTGGATGTGGGCAAGGGAGTTCCCTTAGTGAAATCATCTACGGCGGCGACGTATGGCGAACCCCGCGCAGAACACATTCCACTGAAGGAAAATTATCAGCGGAACTGGATCGCGGATGGCGGCTTTGAGAAAAGCCAGTTGATGCCCGCTGCGGTGGATTTTGAGACACTTTTGGGGTGGTATAAAAAACATATCGCTTTCAAACTCTCCGAAGAAGATATTGCTCTGCTAAAAATTCCCACGAATGTCTATGGCATTACGAAAATGATGGATGAACGCATGCTGCTCTATGCCGAGCGAGAGGCTGGTGGAAGATATGTTGTTCTCCGCTATTTTAATGCCGCAGGAGCCGATTCCTCGCGGTTGATCGGCGAAGATCACGATCCCGAGACGCATTTGATCCCCATTGTTTTGCAAGTGGCTTTGGGGCGGCGCGAGAAGATGGTCGTATTTGGTGATGATTATGCAACTTCTGATGGCACGGCTGTGCGAGATTATATTTCTGTGGTGGAATTGGCAGATGCACATATTAAGAGCCTGGATATATTGTTGGCGGGGGGACAGTCTGCGACGTACAATCTCGGCAGGGGGCAGGGCGTGAGCGTGCGGGAGATTTTAGAAGCCGCGCGCGAAGTAACCGGTCATGAGATTCCCGAAGCGATTGGACCGCGGCGAAGCGGCGATCCCGCTACGTTGATTGCCGATGCGAGTCGCATTCAGCGCGATATGGGATGGGCTGCGAGAGAAACACTACACGAGACGCTGGCATCCGCCTATCACTGGCATCGGCTTCATCCCAATGGGTATCGGATTGTGCAGGAGGAAAGATTCAATCCTTTTTGGAATCGGTGGGTCAATATTGCCGCTCACCGCGCAGACAGGCCCTGGCGCGGAGAAACGCAGTCTATGGAGGGCTCAGATGATATGGTTTATGATCCCGAATGCTATCTCTGCCCCGGAAATACGCGAACGTCGGGTGATGTGAATCCAGATTATAAGGGTGTGTGGACATTTGAGAACGATTTTCCCACGCTGGTATTGGACGCCTATCAAACGCAGACGCAATTGGGGCCCTATCTCTCGCGCACATCTCAGGGCGTGTGCGAGGTTGTGGTCTATGCGCCCAATCACGCCCAGCGCTTGTCAACGCTACCCTTAGATGCGCTCGTTCAGGTGATTGACGCATGGGCAGAGATTTACGACCGGTTGGGGAAAGTGCCTGAGATTGCGTATCCGCTGATTTTTGAGAACCGAGGCACAGTGATGGGCAATTCTCAACCGCATCCGCACGGACAGGTTTATGCGTATTGCGAGATTCCCGATCTGATGGTGAAACCACAGTTGGCTATGTTTGAATCCCATCGCGAGAAAACGGGGCGTTGTTTTGTGTGCGATGCCAATCGCGTCGAAGTTGGGGATGGGCGACGGATTCTCATTGATCGCCCCCAGATGTTGGCTTATGTTCCGTTTGCAGCACAATTTCCCTACGATGTGATCATTGTGCCAAAGGCACATGCTGCGAGTCTGCTGGATTTGAAAGGGGAAGAACGGCGCGACCTGGCTGCGGGATTGCGCGATGTTCTCGGCGGGTTAGACGGTTTATTTGCCGCGCCGTATCACTACACTCTGGCATTGATGCAGGCTCCGACAGATGGCGTGGAGCGCGGTTATCACATGCAAATTCACATTACGTCGCTTTTGCGGGGACCCGGTTTGCGGAAACATGTGGTGGGTGCAGATATTTTTGGTAATCTCATCAATCCCTCAGATCCGGATATGACAGCGGAGGAGATCCGGTGGGCGATGCGAAAAGTTATGCGGGTTGATCGGCAGGAGTAGTTCAATGGTGCATCCTATTATCACACAGGCGCGAGACGTTTTTGTATCGGTTTTTGAGGGAAAAGCGGATGTCGTTGTGCAGGCACCGGGGCGCGTCAATTTGATTGGGGAACACACGGATTACAATGAGGGCTTTGTGTTTCCCGCAGCGATTGACCGTTGGGTGGTTGTTGCTGCACGGTCGAGAATTGATTCGCGGGTGCGGATTTACTCGGTGATGCACGAAGAGGTGACGGAGTTCCGGGCCGATGATGTGTTGGAGGCACAGGGCTATTGGGCAGATTATCCAAAGGGAGTGGTGCGCGAGTTTCAAAAACTCGGGCATCCTCTGTGTGGTTTTGATGCGGCGATTGTGGGCAATGTGCCTATGGGAGCGGGATTGAGCAGTTCGGCTGCTGTGGAGATGGCGGTGGGGAAGGGAATTGTTGTGTTAAACAGCATTGAAATAAGCGGACCTGATCTGGCGCTTTTGGGACAGCGCGCTGAGAATCATTTTGTGGGTGTCAATTGTGGGATCATGGATCAGTTTATCTCGGCAAATGGCCGGGCAGGTCACGCGCTGTTTCTCGATTGTCGCGATCTCTCGTTTGAGCTTGTCCCTCTTTTTGGCGATGATGTGCAGATTGTGATTTGCAACTCGGGCGTGACGCGCGGGCTGACGGATTCGGCGTATAATGATCGGCGGTCTGCCTGTGAAAGCGGGGTCTCGCTTCTCGCACCGGCGATGGGGACGGATATAAGGGCGCTACGCGATGTGCCGATAGAGACGCTGGATGTTTATGGTGGTGTGCTGCCAGAGATAGTTCTGAAACGGTGCCGCCATGTGATAACAGAAAATGAACGCACGCAGCGGGCGGTCGCATTGCTCAAGAAAGGGGATTTGTCGGGATTTGGACAGTTGATGGTCGCATCCCACGAGAGTTTGCGAGATGATTACGAGGTGAGTGGCAAAGAACTCGATTTGCTGGTGGAAATCGCTCTAAATATTCCGGGGGTGCTCGGTGCGCGGATGACTGGCGCGGGTTTTGGAGGGTGTACTGTGAATATCGTTGAACGAGACGCTGTGCCAGCCCTGTCAGATGCGATAAATGAGCGGTATCCAGGGAAAACTGGTTTGACGCCTGAGCTTTACATTTGTTCAGCGGTCAATGGCGCAGAGAGGGTGGAGTGAAGATCAGGACACAATCCGAGAAATATTATTCATTTATTCTACAATACGAAAATAGACGTATTTCCTATCTGTCTGCTCAGTTTTTAGCTGGAATAGGCCCATTGGTCAATAACGCCTTCACAGCAGTTTCAACGCGGTCTCCGCGTAGATCCGGTGCGTTGATGACACCATTTTGGTTTACCAGAAATGCCGATGGGATGCCCCATACGCCGTAGGATTTTGAAATTGCTCGCGCCTTTTCTTTGTCAAATACCTGTACATAGCTCAGCTTTTCTTTTTCCACAAAATCTCGCAGTGCCTTCTCTTCGCGATCCAAACTCACGCCCACGACTTCCAGGCCCTGATCGCGATATGTTTCAGCAATTCTTTTAATTGTCGGAATTTCATCGATGCAGGGACCACACCACGTTGCCCAAAAGTCGATCAACACGGCTTTTTTGCCCCGGTAATCCGCGAGCCGGAATGTTGATCCATCCAACCGTTTGGCCTCAAATTCGGGTGCCATATCTCCCAGGCTCAAAGTCTTGCGTTCCTCCATTTCTAATTCCGCCATATAACTCAATTCTTTTTTATTTGTTAGATCAATCGTATCGACTTTGCTCCAGCGTTTTCCACCAGCACCGGGACGGTCCATTTTGTGAAACCCGATGGCAATCCGCGCAGAAGGCAGACCGCGCAATCCAAACCGTCCCTCTTTGTCTGTTTCAGTACCGCCTAATGAGGCAATATTTTCAGGATCATCCGCTAAAATATGGGTGCTTACATAGACATCTGAAACAGGCTGTCCGTTGTAAGTTGCAAAACCGGTAATTCGCGCATCACCCAGGGGTTCAAAGTTTAGTGTCACATCGTGGTCTTCGATTACTACTGTCCGAGATTGACCAGAGTGATGTATTGTTATCATGTGACCATCTATTTCCACTTCTTCGGGCTTGGGCCCGCTCATGAGAATGCCATATTCCCCCGGCTCCAGATAGTCCAAACGATATGCCCCATTAGCATCTGTATAGTCTGTTTTCGGAAAAATACGACCGCTTGATCTTTTAGCTGAAAAGGCCATGATTTTTAACCCTTCTATAGAACCGTCATTCAGGGATACCACACCTGAAACAGAGTACACATCGCTCTGGATGTCAAAGTTCCGCGTTATATCGCGGTTTTCGACTATCAGCGTCTGAGATTGAACAGGATAATATATTGTCTTCGCGCGTCCGTCTATTTCCCTTTCTTTGAGTAAACTCACTAAAATGCGATATTCCCCCGGCGCCAGGTCGTCTAAGCGATATACACCATTGGCATCTGTATGGTCTGTTTTTGGATAAGTAATATCATTTGATCTTTCAACTGGAAAAGCCCTGATTTCCAGCCCTTCTACAGAGTCTTCTTTGAGGGATACCACGCCTGAAACAGAATACACACGGAAACGCTTCACCGGGATATCTATATCCATCACTGCTTGACCTTCGTCGTCAATTTTGAGCTTTATTGTATCGGTAGATACAATTTGCTGATTCATAATTCCGATATCTGGATGGGTTACCCAGATATGACCTTTATCTACATCTATATTTTCTAAAGTAAATAAACCCGATGTATCGGTATAGGTATTGCGGTGAAAGGGGAGGGGAGGTGGTGCTGTATATTTAGCACGAGGCATCGGGGGGCGGCCAAAGGCAACGCGTGCCCTTGCAACGGGTTGGCCGGATTCATCGACAACGCGACCGCGCAGGGTTATCCCCTTTTTCAAAGCTATATCTATCTGGCCTTCGACTGCGTTTTCAACTGTTAGCGCGGTTTGTGCATATCCTTTTGCAGCGACTTCAAAAGTAGCCTGTGGCCCCGCGACCTGCCAGCCTTCAAATTTCCCAATCTTCGGCAAATTTTGATCCGACACCTTGTTCTCCCAAACCTGTTTTGTTATCCCATATCCGCCATATCTTTCCATTGAAGTTTGCGATAACCGGACGACCATTATATACCCCGGCAAACCACAGGGAGCCGTTGTGCGCCTGCATAAAGGCACTGATGCTCACTAATGAACCACCCTCTGGAAATGTGAACTTTTGCCACGTACCTCCATCTTGCAAATAAAGTCCATCGCTGCCGTGCCACCATCTGCGCCCATCGCGCATTTTTAGTGGAAGCGCATAATGTGACACTTTGCTGGTATCGGTTACAGCAACACCACCTTCAAACACCACCTTTGGAGCATTGTGATCGACCTTTGAAGTGGTCAAGCTGCCGATGACTATCGCTCCACCGATAAATACTACTGCTATTACAAGTGCCGATACGCGACCAACGCGCGGCGTCACATGACCACCCAAAGTGATAATGCGATTGACTCGATCCATGACCTGAGCCTTGCGTGCCATGTCCATGCCCAGAGCCATCGCAGGACGAGGTTGTAGTTGGGTCGCCACAGTGAGAAGCGTATCCGCATAGCTTGCAGAATTGCCGGTTGTAGTTACAGTCCAATCATCGCAGGCTTGTTCTTGAACTTCAAAAAGCAGATACCTGACGCGGTGGAATAGGGGATTGAACCAGTAAAACGCCATGCCCACCATTGCCA harbors:
- a CDS encoding DNA-directed RNA polymerase subunit alpha, whose amino-acid sequence is MNAKNFQMPRFVQIDEESLSDNYGLFSVQPLERGFGATIGNALRRVLLSSIEGAAIKAVKIEGIQHEFTVVEGVLEDVTEIVLNLKEVCLRVHTDEDKLLYVKKEGAGELKAGDLQVDADVEVMNPDLHIATLDKDGVLDMEVTVGKGRGYVLAEANKQADQPMGTIVLDAAFSPIRKVHYEIDNARVGQQTDYDKLSLAVWTNSVVRPDDAVAHAARILKNHLELFINFEEEPEEELEEVVDEETRRIATLLKMPVDELELSVRSANCLKAANIITLEDLVQKTENEMLKFRNFGRKSLNELTAILENLGIAFGIDVSKYQDVASKSDHISILDDEF
- the rplQ gene encoding 50S ribosomal protein L17, which encodes MRHGKRGRKLNRTASHKKAMLNNMATSLFANGKVRTTLPKAKELRGVAERLISFAKRGDLHARRQVLRRIQNKVVLTKLFEEIGPSFAERGGGYTRILKLGSRRGDSSELCLIELVADDAIIESDVEETESDASAEEEEVAEENKKDA
- a CDS encoding galactokinase, which translates into the protein MVHPIITQARDVFVSVFEGKADVVVQAPGRVNLIGEHTDYNEGFVFPAAIDRWVVVAARSRIDSRVRIYSVMHEEVTEFRADDVLEAQGYWADYPKGVVREFQKLGHPLCGFDAAIVGNVPMGAGLSSSAAVEMAVGKGIVVLNSIEISGPDLALLGQRAENHFVGVNCGIMDQFISANGRAGHALFLDCRDLSFELVPLFGDDVQIVICNSGVTRGLTDSAYNDRRSACESGVSLLAPAMGTDIRALRDVPIETLDVYGGVLPEIVLKRCRHVITENERTQRAVALLKKGDLSGFGQLMVASHESLRDDYEVSGKELDLLVEIALNIPGVLGARMTGAGFGGCTVNIVERDAVPALSDAINERYPGKTGLTPELYICSAVNGAERVE
- the galT gene encoding galactose-1-phosphate uridylyltransferase; amino-acid sequence: MMDAVLVTGGAGYVGSHAVRRLLEDHRRVVVLDDLSTGHREVVTLFERVYGPEQFCFEHVNLLDRSALASVFERYDFCGIIDFAARTLVKESQEEPYRYFENNVIAFQNLLDVGKGVPLVKSSTAATYGEPRAEHIPLKENYQRNWIADGGFEKSQLMPAAVDFETLLGWYKKHIAFKLSEEDIALLKIPTNVYGITKMMDERMLLYAEREAGGRYVVLRYFNAAGADSSRLIGEDHDPETHLIPIVLQVALGRREKMVVFGDDYATSDGTAVRDYISVVELADAHIKSLDILLAGGQSATYNLGRGQGVSVREILEAAREVTGHEIPEAIGPRRSGDPATLIADASRIQRDMGWAARETLHETLASAYHWHRLHPNGYRIVQEERFNPFWNRWVNIAAHRADRPWRGETQSMEGSDDMVYDPECYLCPGNTRTSGDVNPDYKGVWTFENDFPTLVLDAYQTQTQLGPYLSRTSQGVCEVVVYAPNHAQRLSTLPLDALVQVIDAWAEIYDRLGKVPEIAYPLIFENRGTVMGNSQPHPHGQVYAYCEIPDLMVKPQLAMFESHREKTGRCFVCDANRVEVGDGRRILIDRPQMLAYVPFAAQFPYDVIIVPKAHAASLLDLKGEERRDLAAGLRDVLGGLDGLFAAPYHYTLALMQAPTDGVERGYHMQIHITSLLRGPGLRKHVVGADIFGNLINPSDPDMTAEEIRWAMRKVMRVDRQE
- the greA gene encoding transcription elongation factor GreA, with protein sequence MNRVYLTKNGYEKIRTELIRLQTKERPTVIAAIKKAREFGDLSENAEYHAAKERQAFLEKKIAELQTKLTNSEIIDESQIPKDKAYLGATVKLQDKKNGREMQYTLVTVDEADFDQKKISTASPIGKALLGKRVGEVVDVQVPVGILTYEILDISRD
- a CDS encoding redoxin domain-containing protein, with protein sequence MSDQNLPKIGKFEGWQVAGPQATFEVAAKGYAQTALTVENAVEGQIDIALKKGITLRGRVVDESGQPVARARVAFGRPPMPRAKYTAPPPLPFHRNTYTDTSGLFTLENIDVDKGHIWVTHPDIGIMNQQIVSTDTIKLKIDDEGQAVMDIDIPVKRFRVYSVSGVVSLKEDSVEGLEIRAFPVERSNDITYPKTDHTDANGVYRLDDLAPGEYRILVSLLKEREIDGRAKTIYYPVQSQTLIVENRDITRNFDIQSDVYSVSGVVSLNDGSIEGLKIMAFSAKRSSGRIFPKTDYTDANGAYRLDYLEPGEYGILMSGPKPEEVEIDGHMITIHHSGQSRTVVIEDHDVTLNFEPLGDARITGFATYNGQPVSDVYVSTHILADDPENIASLGGTETDKEGRFGLRGLPSARIAIGFHKMDRPGAGGKRWSKVDTIDLTNKKELSYMAELEMEERKTLSLGDMAPEFEAKRLDGSTFRLADYRGKKAVLIDFWATWCGPCIDEIPTIKRIAETYRDQGLEVVGVSLDREEKALRDFVEKEKLSYVQVFDKEKARAISKSYGVWGIPSAFLVNQNGVINAPDLRGDRVETAVKALLTNGPIPAKN